The Rhinopithecus roxellana isolate Shanxi Qingling chromosome 14, ASM756505v1, whole genome shotgun sequence genome includes a window with the following:
- the B3GNT7 gene encoding UDP-GlcNAc:betaGal beta-1,3-N-acetylglucosaminyltransferase 7: MSLWKKTVYRSLCLALGLLVALTVFQRSLTPRQFLQEPLPPTLEPQKAQKPNGQLVNPNNFWKKPQDVAAPTPMASQGPQAWDVTTTNCSANINLTHQPWFKGLEPQFRQFLFYRHCRYFPMLLNHPEKCGGDVYLLVVVKSVITQHDRREAIRQTWGRERESVGRGRGAVRTLFLLGTASKQEERTHYQQLLAYEDRLYGDILQWDFLDTFFNLTLKEIHFLKWLDIYCPHVPFIFKGDDDVFVNPTNLLEFLADRQPQENLFVGDVLQHARPIRRKDNKYYIPGALYSKASYPPYAGGGGFLMAGSLARRLHHACDTLELYPIDDVFLGMCLEVLGVQPMAHEGFKTFGISRNRNSRMNKEPCFFRAMLVVHKLLPPELLAMWGLVHSNLTCSRKLQVL, from the exons ATGTCGCTGTG GAAGAAAACTGTCTACCGGAgtctgtgcctggccctgggccTGCTCGTGGCCCTGACGGTGTTCCAGCGCAGTCTCACCCCTCGTCAGTTTCTGCAGGAGCCTCTGCCACCCACCCTGGAGCCACAGAAGGCCCAGAAACCAAATGGACAGCTGGTGAACCCCAACAACTTCTGGAAGAAACCGCAAGATGTGGCTGCGCCTACGCCCATGGCCTCTCAGGGGCCTCAGGCTTGGGATGTGACCACCACTAACTGCTCAGCCAATATCAACTTGACCCACCAGCCCTGGTTCAAGGGCCTGGAGCCGCAGTTCCGGCAGTTTCTCTTCTACCGCCACTGCCGCTACTTCCCCATGCTGCTGAACCACCCAGAGAAGTGCGGGGGCGATGTCTACCTGCTGGTGGTTGTCAAGTCGGTCATCACGCAGCACGACCGCCGCGAGGCCATCCGCCAGACCTGGGGCCGCGAGCGGGAGTCCGTGGGTAGGGGCCGAGGTGCCGTGCGCACCCTCTTCCTGCTGGGCACGGCCTCCAAGCAGGAGGAGCGCACGCACTACCAGCAGCTGCTGGCCTATGAAGACCGCCTCTACGGCGACATCCTGCAGTGGGACTTTCTCGACACCTTCTTCAACCTGACCCTCAAGGAGATCCACTTCCTCAAGTGGCTGGACATCTACTGCCCCCACGTCCCCTTCATTTTCAAAGGCGACGATGACGTCTTCGTCAACCCCACCAACTTGCTAGAATTTCTGGCTGACCGGCAGCCACAGGAAAACCTGTTCGTGGGTGACGTCCTGCAACACGCTCGGCCCATCCGCAGGAAAGATAATAAATACTACATCCCCGGGGCCCTGTACAGCAAGGCCAGCTATCCTCCATACGCAGGTGGCGGTGGCTTCCTCATGGCCGGCAGCCTGGCCCGGCGCCTGCACCATGCCTGCGACACCCTGGAGCTCTACCCGATCGACGATGTCTTTCTGGGCATGTGCCTGGAGGTGCTGGGCGTGCAGCCCATGGCCCACGAGGGCTTCAAGACTTTTGGCATCTCCAGGAACCGCAACAGCCGCATGAACAAGGAGCCGTGCTTTTTCCGTGCCATGCTCGTGGTGCACAAGCTGCTGCCCCCTGAGCTGCTGGCTATGTGGGGGCTGGTGCACAGCAATCTCACCTGCTCCCGCAAGCTCCAGGTGCTCTGA